The window TGGCAATATGCACAATAGTTTTGCTTCCTTCTCTAAGGATAACTTCGAGTTTGGTTGGGCTATATGTTATCTTCCTACCAGTTGCGAAAGTGGGTGGCAACCTAATACTCTATACGTCTATATTGACGGTAGACGAGAAACTGGTGAAGCAAATCCTCTAGGTTCACTTCGCTCAGATGGGTTATGTGTTCAGCAATCTGAGAGTCAGATGAAATATTGCTGGAAACCAATTTAACTAACATTCGGTAGATTGTCGTTGAAGTTGTGAATATTTTTCAATCTTTTCAGGGTAAGAGTTTTGAAAATTTGCCGATTTCCTAGGATGGACTCAATTTGTTTCTCACTTGTAGAATGTGTAAAAATTTATCAATAAATACTTGAGATTCCCATGACATTTATTGACGAAACCCAAGCCCAACAAGTGAGACAGAGAGTGCTAACAGCCCGAAGCGATCGCGAAAAATTTTTGCTACAAATGAAGCAGCGCCAGCAAAAAGGCTGGGAAGTAGCACAGCAGTGTGCGCGAATACTTTTTCAAGAATTTCGAGTCAAGCGCGTTGTCTTATTTGGTTCGTTGCTTGACTATCAGAAAATGACCGAAAATTGCGAAGGAAGTCGATCGAGTTATTCCTACTGGAAGTGACTGGCACAAACAACTTTTGCTTCAAATGGCAGTAGATATTCCTGAAGTGCGTCCGAGTGTGGTTTCTCAAATAACTTACGAGCAGTTAAATGAATTTCGTGGCTTCCGTCACGTAGTTCGCAGTCTCTATGCTTATAAGTTAGATCCTGACCAAGAATAATGGGTTTCAAGCCCCGTCCTTATAGGACGGCTTTGATGCTATTCTAAGAAAGTAGCCTGGTACAGACAGGATTCGTCGGTACTGTCTTAAGTTGACGACGTAAAGCGATACCAGTACATGAGGCGCGAACAACCTCTTAAAAAACGCACCGGACTCGACAGAGTACCGAAAACCAGTGGTTAAGAAATTTGCTTTTTCGAGTATCGTGGGGCGCACGAGAATTTACGCTTGGGGAGATATATCCCACTGGAACTAATTGCCGCTCTTGATAAAATTGCTTTTTTGTTAATTTGTCAAGGGAGGGGTCGAATCGGCGAGACTGATTCCTTTTAGTTGTAAGGAGTGTCGTTGAACCAAGAATCCCCGCGCCTTTAGGCAGGGGAGCGTCAAAGAGTTTTGGAATTAGCTAATCAGTTAACTGAGTGTTACCAAAACTTTGATGGGGATATTCAACAGTTTTTCTCGTCTTTACAGCGAGAGGGAAAAGATTGAAGTTTTTTCCCTCTCTCCCTTGTCTAAGTTTGGCGACGCAGAAAAGTGAGCAAATAACTGGTAATCTCTTCTTGCCAATGTTCTTGGGGATAGTGTTTGGCTTCTGCTAGTTTGATTAATTCTATATTCGAGTTGTTTTGGGCAAGATTTTCGGCTGCATCGCTGTCTAGCCAAGGATCTGCCATTCCCCAAACAATTAAGGTGGGTTTTTCCCAATTGGGTAATCCTGATTCGATTTCTGTCATTGCTGAGGACAGTTTCAGGTTTTCGATCGCCATTTTTAGCGATCGCCCTGCACCAGAACTCTGTAAAAATGGTTTACGGAAAACGGCTAAATCTCGATCGGAAATCTGGAAACCACTACCACTTTCGAGGGTTCGATCTACTAACAATGGGTCTTGGGTTAACATATCTCCCGCAAACGGCAAACCCCACTGTTTCATTTTCCAAGGTAATTTAGCAGTTTTGTCAATCGGTGTATTTAAAATGACCAAACGCGCGATCGCCTCCGGATTTCTCAAGGCATATTGTAAACCAGCCGAAGCTAAAAATCCTTGCACCACCAAGAAACATGACTCGATTTCTAAAGCCGAGAGAAAAGCTGTCAATCCTTCTACATAAGCATCTGGGGTATATTTAAACTCACGTCGATCGGGTTTGTCCGAGAAACCAAAACCAAGCCAGTCGGGTGCGAGCGATCGCATTCCTTTTTCTGCTAACTTAGGCATAATCTCGCACCAGGTAAAACTATGACCCGGTATCCCATGCAAAAATACCACTGGTGGTTGTTCATATTCCTGCTGCGGTTGCGCTTCCCGATAAAACCACTTCAGCGAACCAACTGCGATCGAGTTTTCCGTCGTAGACACCTTCAACCTTACCCCTAATCTATTGTTGTTGTTTAGCTTACCAGAGGCGACAGGGTAATTGGGGACTGGGAAGGGCAACCACGGGGGGTTTGCCCCTACGGAAGGGGACTGGTGGCTAGTGATTGGGGTTTGTAGAGACGTTGTATACAACGTCTCTACACAATTTCATCTAGCGTAGATAAAGCAAATTAATGTTAATTGTTCTTGTTTCCCCATTCACAATTCCTAATCACCAATCCCCAGTCCCCAGTCCCCAGTCCCCAGTCCCCAACAGTGCGCGTTCCCTAGCGCCGTGCGACGGCGCGGGGTCGCACTGCAATCCCCAATCCCTAATCACCAATCCCGAAATATTTGGTAATAAATGGTTAAGTAGATATTTACTTGCAGTTAACCAAAGGAGATTTTCCGTGAACGCAGCCGAACAAGCAAAGGGTTTAGAAGTTGCTAGTAAAATCGCCTCGATTGTGACTTTGTTCAAGTCTCAGTTTCCCGACGCAAAAGCCGATCTCAAACCCTGGAAAAATGACCCTGATACCCGCGAGTTGGTCGATCCTGACTCGATCGATATTGGCTTTCACTTCCCTGGTTGGAGTAGAAAAATTCAAAGCCGTAGCATCTTAGTACAGATTCGTTTTTACGAAGATCCTTTGGATAAATCGACCAAACTGATTGGTTTGGAAACCGCAGGATTTAATCACCAAGGACAAGCGTGGCGACTTTCAACGGTTGATAACTGGCAATTAGTGGGTAATTATCAACCTACACCAGATGTGGGCGAAAAGCTGAAAAACTTTTGCCGCCAGGTTTTTGAGTTATTCAATAGCTAAGTTTAATTGGGTGCGTTCTTAGCAGCGCACCCAAAAGGAGAATGATACGTTGTCTCCCTTTTCCCAAACCAAGTGTAACGGTTATCGCGTAGTTGTTCGTAAGCGCGATCGCCGATCCATTTCATTCCTGGTAGCGATCGATAAGCGGCAATGAATAAATCCCCCGCAGGTAACAAATTTACTATTTCCTCGGCTGCTGCTGCACCTTGCCAGCGACGATCGTGTTTTTCATTATCGATCAAAATCATCCCTAGTTCGCAATCTTTGGGACTAATCTCGAACTTTTGCAACATTTCTTCGTTTTGCATCGGCGTGTAATCGAATAGCTGAGCGCGATCGAAGTTTTCTAAGAGTTGCGTAAAAGTTACGCAAAGGTTGCAGTTACCATCATAAATAACGTGATATCTCATCTTGATAAAAGTTATGAAAAATTATTACAATCTTGAGTAATTCTAGTTTATACATATTATTGGAGGCTGAATACCGAAACGTCTCACTAAAATTTAAACTGACGTGAGGTGTAAACAGATGCAAGCAAAGCAATTGAGAGGGGTAACGAAAGTAACGCTGACTATTTTATCCACAGTGTTTACTTGTTTTCGAGTAACTTTACCAGCATCAGCACAAAACTTTAGCGACATTCGGGGTCACTGGGGACAAGTTTGCATCGAACAGTTAGCCCAGCGACAAATTATTAAAGGTTATCCTGATGGAACTTTTAAACCTAATAATGTCGTGAATCGGGCTGAATTTGCTGTCGCGACAAACAATGCTTTCCCTGATGCTACCACAGTACGCAATCCAGTAGAATTTGTTGATATTCCTTCTAACCATTGGGCGGCGGTTAAGATTAAAAATTCTTATCAAACAGGGTTTATTTCTAGCTATCCAGGTGGCTTATTTCGACCGAGAGAAGAAATTACGCGATCGCAAGCTTTAGCAGGTTTAGCCAGTGGCTTAAATTATTCTCCCACGAAATCTGCTACAGCAATCCTAAATTCTGCCTTCGCTGATGCTAATGAAATTCGCGAATTCTATCGCGAAGATATTGCTGCGGCTACAGAACATAATTTAGTCGTAATTAAACCAGGTTCGGAATCTTTTCGCACCCAACGTCTTAATCCTAACGAATTGGTAACTAGAGCTGAATTAGCTACTTTTTTGTGTCAAGCCTTAATTGAACCTAGCATAGTTTCTCAACAATATATCGCCAAAACTGACCGCTATGAAGCTATTTCTGAAAAAGCCGAATCAGGTAGCACCAAGGCGGAACTTATTTATCAAAAAGGCGGCGAATTAGAAGCTGGTAAACCACTGGCTGCTAATATTCGCTTACAAGTTACTCGCTACGGGAGTACGCTTTTAGATCGACCAGTTAAAGCCCTTTCTACAGAACAAAGTCGCGAACTGAATTTAGTTAAATTACGCACTGTTCGCGATCTAGATGGCAACGGCGAACCAGAAATTGTTGTCGATTTATTTGCGCCAAATCCTCAGCAAAATTGCTGTAATATTTCTTTGATTTATGACTATCAATCTGAACGCAGTCGCTATACAGCTAGCGAACATTCTTGGTTCGATGGTGACTACAAAATTCAAGATGTAGATAAAAATAATGTCCCTGAATTTCACGCTATTAATCAGGTTTGGGAAAAGTTGGTTGGTAAAGATTTAACTGCGGCTTATCCGCTTTTGATTTTGCAGTATCGTCAGGGTAAACTGGAAAATGTTACTCGCGAATATCCAGATTCGGTTTATAATGATGCTTATCGACTTTGGAGAGAATATCAACAAGCAAAAGCAAGTAATAAAAATTTTGCTCCGATTTTTTTATACGGCTATATGGCAAATAAATATTTATTAGGTCAAGAAGAGGATGGTTGGGAAAGAGTAAGACAAGTTTATCAAGGAGAAGATAAAGAACAATTTATCACTCGAATCCAAGATTTTCTCGCAACTAATGGTTATCTTGAAAATTAGGGTATTGGGGATTAGTGATTGGGGATTGGGGATTGGGAAATTGGGGATTAGGAAATTGGGGATTAGTGATTGGGGATTAGGGATTTTGGTAACTGATAATTGATAACTGGTAAATGCGGGTACGTGCTAACTGATAAATGTTAACTGATAAATGACTATTATAGCTATTGATTTCGGTACTACTAATACAGTTGTTTCTTGTTTAGACTCTGGAGAAGAAACTACAAAAACGCTCAATTTAACCGAAATTTCTCGTCAATGTACTAGCCAAAATGGTGAAGTAAATGTCGTGCCTTCTGTGGTATTTATTCGCGATTCTGAGACGAAGTTAGTTGGTGAGGCTGTTCGCAAACAAAATTTGGGTAAAGACGCGCCAGAACGACTATTTCATGGCTTTAAAAAGGATTTAGCCGCCGAATACAGACCCCCAGCTAGGGAAATCGAGGGGGAAACTTATACGACTGAAGCGATCGCGGAATTTTTCCTCTTACAAATTTGGCAAAAAGTCTTAGCACAAAATATTACACCTAGTCAAGTAATTTTGACTGCACCAATTGCCACTTTTCCACGTTATCTTAACTGGTTGCAAAACTTAGGAGAACAATTAAATCTCCCGACGCAAATAATTGACGAAGCGACCGCAGCCGCTTATGGTTACAAAGTAACTAATCCTGGTTCAATTGTGTTAGTAGTAGATTTTGGTGCTACTAGTTTAGATTTAAGCTTGGTGAATATTGTTGCAGCTTCCCCAGGACAAAAAGTCTTAAAATCCGAACTTCTCGCTCATACAGAAGCTTTCTTAGGTGGAGTGGATATCGATCGCGCGATCGCGGAAAACCATCTGCAAAAAATTGGTTCCTCGCGAACTTCCACCCGACAAAACGATTGGCAAAATTTACTCATAGCAGCCGAACAAATCAAAATCCAACTTGCTACCAACCCTGAAGCCAAGATCGACGAGATCGAGTTAAATCAGCGAGAGTTTGCCGCAATTTTACACTCCAATTCAATTTTACCACAAATCGAAAACGCGATCGCCGAAATTTTAGCTTCCGCCCTCGGCAAAGGTATTAGTCAAGAACAAATCAACCAAGTCTTATTAGTAGGCGGTAGCTGTCAAATTCCACCCATACAACAATTATTTATTAATAAATTTGGACAAGAAAAAATTAAAGCAGATTTGTCTCTTGTAGCCGTAGTCAAAGGCGCACTAGAATTAGGAAAAATTATTGGTACAAAAAATTATCTTCAACACAGTTATGCAATTCGCCTTTGGAACCCCGAAACAGAAAATTATTTTTATCAAACTTTATTAGCCAAAGGGACTTCCTACCCAACCGAAAAACCGCAAACAATTACGTTACAAGCTGCCCAAAATAACCAAAGAGAAATTAGATTAGAAATAGGAGAACTCAGAAACGTCGCCGCAGTCGAAGTCACTTATAACTCTCAAGGTCAAATTACCAGCAACGAACTCCCCCAACAAACTGAATTTAACTTACTCTCAAAAGAGACAAACCAAGCTTGTGTTATCGACCTAAATCCTAACGCACAAACAGGAATAGATCGCCTTAAATTGGATGTAGAAATCAATCCTCAAGGAAATTTATTACTCACAATTCGCGACTTGCTAACCAAGCAAATCTTACTCGGAAGAGTAACAATGGTAGCTAATCCTAATCCCCCCACAATGATGAATGGAATCCCTACAAATGGTGCAAGTTTAGGTGGATTAGCAGGAACTAAAAAACGGCTGGGAATTGAAACTACCGAAGCAGAAGAAACAGAACCAGCAAATTCCCCAGCAGTGATAGATTGGAGTTTATTATCATGTCGCTACAATCTCACTGGACATAGTAAGAAAATCACCTCTTTAGCAATTACTCCCGACGGACAAATTTTAGCTAGTGGAAGTGGCGATAAAACGATTCGTTTGTGGCATTTAGCCACCGGAAGATGGTGGCGAACTCTTACCAGTCATACAGCTACAGTTACATCTTTAAAAATTAGTCCTGATGGGAAACTTCTAGCGAGCGGCAGTCAAGATAAAACCGTGCGTTTGTGGTACTTACGCAATGGCGAATGTTTGCGAATTTATCAAGATTATCGCGAACCCATTTTTGCGGTTGAATTTAATAGTAATGGACAATTACTTTTGACGGGAGGCTGGGAAACAAATATTACTATCCGAGAATTATTTGGCAGAAATTTACCGCAAAAAATTCCCGCCCATCAAGGCGGAGTTACGGCAATTGTTGGTAGCCCAAACGAAGAAAGTTTTGTTAGTTGTGGCGAAAATAAAATTAAATTGTGGAGTTTGTCAACAAGAGAATTAATTCATACATTTACTAGCGACAACGCTTTAATTTCTTGTCTGGCAATTAGCCCTAATGGACAGTTACTTGCTGCGGGCGGAAATAACCTAAAATTGTGGCATTTAGGAACGGGAGAGTTAATTCATACTTTAGCTGGTAGTTCCGTTGGAGTTGCTTCAGTTAGTTTTAGTCCCGACGGACAAATCTTAGCTAGCGGAGTTTATGGTAAAATTGACTTATGGGATGTAAGTTCTGGGGAATTAGTGCGGAGTTTGAGCGGACATTCGGGTGAAGTTGCGGCTGTTACTTTTCAGGGAAATAAGTTAGTTAGTGGCGATGGAGATGGGATTATTAAAGTTTGGTCAGTTGGTGATAGTAGCGATTGAAAATAATATCAAATCCGGTTAATTAGTCATATAGCGGGTAAGATGCCCGCACTAGGTGAAATGGTTTAGTATTGTAGTGATCCCATCTTGGTCGCTGTTTTTTAACTATGGTTATTCTTCCGTATTTGATATAATTTTTCGCGCTTCTGGGAAAATCTGGCTTGGTCAAGAGTTGCGATCGCCCAATCGTTTAACATATTGTAACAATGAAACCAAACTGGTTCGCTAGTAACCATGCAAAATAGGCGATCGCAGTAAGCTACATATACCTAACCTAAGAGAGGAGAATCAACCAAATGTTAGAAACATATCGTCAACACACAGCCGAAAGAGAAGCAATGGGGATACCACCCCTACCCTTAAACGCACAGCAAACCTCAGAATTGTGTGAATTGCTGAAAAATCCCCCCGAAGGAGAAGCAGAATATCTGTTAGATTTATTGCGCGATCGCATCCCTCCTGGGGTAGATGAAGCCGCTTACATCAAAGCCGGATTTCTCACCGCCGTAGCCAAAGGTGAAATCAAATGTCCCTTGATTGTACCCCAAGCCGCAATCTTCCTTTTAGGAACCATGATTGGCGGCTACAACGTCCAATCCTTAGTCACCCTACTCAAAGCAAAAGATAGCAACATCGCCTCAGCAGCCGCTACCGCCTTAAGCAAGATTACCTTAGTCTTCGATAGCTTCAACGATGTCTTGCAACTAAGCGAAAAAAACCCCTATGCTAAACAAGTAATCGACGCTTGGGCAAACGCCGCTTGGTTCATCGGTCGTCCGAAAGTCCCCGAAACCATCAAAGTCACCGTCTTTAAAGTCCCCGGAGAAACCAACACCGACGACTTATCACCCGCCCCCCACGCCACCACCCGCCCCGACATTCCCCTTCACGCCCTCGCCATGTTAGAATCCCTCATGCCAGAGGGAATCGCAACCATCACCGAATTAAAGCAAAAAGGACATCCCGTTGCCTATGTTGGCGATGTCGTCGGCACAGGTTCCTCCCGTAAATCTGCAATCAACTCCTTACTTTGGCACATCGGCGACGACATCCCCTTCGTACCCAACAAACGAGCCGGAGGTTATATTTTAGGAGGAAAAATCGCCCCCATCTTCTTCAATACTGGCGAAGACTCCGGCGCATTCCCCCTCGAATGCGATGTCACCAAAATGAACACCGGAGATGTCATCACCATCCATCCCTACGCAGGCAAAATTACCAACGAAGCAGGCGAAACCATCTCCACCTTCACCCTCAAACCCGATACCATCCTCGACGAAGTTCGCGCAGGGGGACGCATTCCCCTACTTATCGGACGCGGCTTAACCGACAAAACCCGCGCCGCCATTGGCTTAGAAACATCAACCATCTTCACCCGTCCCCAACTACCAACCGACACCGGAAAAGGCTACACCCTCGCCCAAAAAATGGTCGGCAAAGCCTGCGGTTTACCCGGAGTTCGCCCCGGTACATCCTGCGAACCAATTATGACCACCGTTGGTTCCCAAGACACCACCGGACCCATGACACGCGACGAACTCAAAGAACTCGCTTGTCTCGGCTTCAACGCAGACTTAGTTATCCAAACCTTCTGTCACACCGCCGCTTATCCCAAACCCGTTGACATCCAAACCCACAAAAACCTACCCGACTTCTTCGCCACTCGCGGCGGTGTCGCCCTACGTCCCGGCGATGGTATCATCCATTCTTGGCTAAACCGGATGTTATTACCAGATACCGTCGGTACAGGTGGCGACTCCCACACCCGCTTCCCCTTGGGCATTTCCTTCCC is drawn from Oscillatoria salina IIICB1 and contains these coding sequences:
- a CDS encoding ribonuclease toxin HepT-like protein, which codes for MLQMAVDIPEVRPSVVSQITYEQLNEFRGFRHVVRSLYAYKLDPDQE
- a CDS encoding thiol-disulfide oxidoreductase DCC family protein; translation: MRYHVIYDGNCNLCVTFTQLLENFDRAQLFDYTPMQNEEMLQKFEISPKDCELGMILIDNEKHDRRWQGAAAAEEIVNLLPAGDLFIAAYRSLPGMKWIGDRAYEQLRDNRYTWFGKRETTYHSPFGCAAKNAPN
- the acnB gene encoding bifunctional aconitate hydratase 2/2-methylisocitrate dehydratase, which codes for MLETYRQHTAEREAMGIPPLPLNAQQTSELCELLKNPPEGEAEYLLDLLRDRIPPGVDEAAYIKAGFLTAVAKGEIKCPLIVPQAAIFLLGTMIGGYNVQSLVTLLKAKDSNIASAAATALSKITLVFDSFNDVLQLSEKNPYAKQVIDAWANAAWFIGRPKVPETIKVTVFKVPGETNTDDLSPAPHATTRPDIPLHALAMLESLMPEGIATITELKQKGHPVAYVGDVVGTGSSRKSAINSLLWHIGDDIPFVPNKRAGGYILGGKIAPIFFNTGEDSGAFPLECDVTKMNTGDVITIHPYAGKITNEAGETISTFTLKPDTILDEVRAGGRIPLLIGRGLTDKTRAAIGLETSTIFTRPQLPTDTGKGYTLAQKMVGKACGLPGVRPGTSCEPIMTTVGSQDTTGPMTRDELKELACLGFNADLVIQTFCHTAAYPKPVDIQTHKNLPDFFATRGGVALRPGDGIIHSWLNRMLLPDTVGTGGDSHTRFPLGISFPAGSGLVAFAAALGVMPLDMPESVLVKFTGELQPGVTLRDIVNAIPWVAMQQGKLTVGKENKQNVFNGRIMEMEGLPDLKVEQAFELTDATAERSCAGCTIKLGEETVKEYLRSNISLMKNMIARGYQDSRTLARRIAKMEQWLQNPELMSADENAEYTDVIEVNLNEIKEPIVAAPNDPDNVKLMSECAGDKIDEVFIGSCMTNIGHYRAAAKVLENAGKVKGRLWICPPTRMDEKQLREEGVYGVFAAAGARTEMPGCSLCMGNQARVEDNATVFSTSTRNFNNRMGKGARVYLGSAELAAVCALLGRIPTVEEYLEIITEKLDPFADELYRYLNFDQIAGFEDEGRVIPLEEMPKIEDILGMPTAAAK
- a CDS encoding WD40 domain-containing protein → MTIIAIDFGTTNTVVSCLDSGEETTKTLNLTEISRQCTSQNGEVNVVPSVVFIRDSETKLVGEAVRKQNLGKDAPERLFHGFKKDLAAEYRPPAREIEGETYTTEAIAEFFLLQIWQKVLAQNITPSQVILTAPIATFPRYLNWLQNLGEQLNLPTQIIDEATAAAYGYKVTNPGSIVLVVDFGATSLDLSLVNIVAASPGQKVLKSELLAHTEAFLGGVDIDRAIAENHLQKIGSSRTSTRQNDWQNLLIAAEQIKIQLATNPEAKIDEIELNQREFAAILHSNSILPQIENAIAEILASALGKGISQEQINQVLLVGGSCQIPPIQQLFINKFGQEKIKADLSLVAVVKGALELGKIIGTKNYLQHSYAIRLWNPETENYFYQTLLAKGTSYPTEKPQTITLQAAQNNQREIRLEIGELRNVAAVEVTYNSQGQITSNELPQQTEFNLLSKETNQACVIDLNPNAQTGIDRLKLDVEINPQGNLLLTIRDLLTKQILLGRVTMVANPNPPTMMNGIPTNGASLGGLAGTKKRLGIETTEAEETEPANSPAVIDWSLLSCRYNLTGHSKKITSLAITPDGQILASGSGDKTIRLWHLATGRWWRTLTSHTATVTSLKISPDGKLLASGSQDKTVRLWYLRNGECLRIYQDYREPIFAVEFNSNGQLLLTGGWETNITIRELFGRNLPQKIPAHQGGVTAIVGSPNEESFVSCGENKIKLWSLSTRELIHTFTSDNALISCLAISPNGQLLAAGGNNLKLWHLGTGELIHTLAGSSVGVASVSFSPDGQILASGVYGKIDLWDVSSGELVRSLSGHSGEVAAVTFQGNKLVSGDGDGIIKVWSVGDSSD
- a CDS encoding alpha/beta fold hydrolase; the protein is MSTTENSIAVGSLKWFYREAQPQQEYEQPPVVFLHGIPGHSFTWCEIMPKLAEKGMRSLAPDWLGFGFSDKPDRREFKYTPDAYVEGLTAFLSALEIESCFLVVQGFLASAGLQYALRNPEAIARLVILNTPIDKTAKLPWKMKQWGLPFAGDMLTQDPLLVDRTLESGSGFQISDRDLAVFRKPFLQSSGAGRSLKMAIENLKLSSAMTEIESGLPNWEKPTLIVWGMADPWLDSDAAENLAQNNSNIELIKLAEAKHYPQEHWQEEITSYLLTFLRRQT
- a CDS encoding S-layer homology domain-containing protein, encoding MQAKQLRGVTKVTLTILSTVFTCFRVTLPASAQNFSDIRGHWGQVCIEQLAQRQIIKGYPDGTFKPNNVVNRAEFAVATNNAFPDATTVRNPVEFVDIPSNHWAAVKIKNSYQTGFISSYPGGLFRPREEITRSQALAGLASGLNYSPTKSATAILNSAFADANEIREFYREDIAAATEHNLVVIKPGSESFRTQRLNPNELVTRAELATFLCQALIEPSIVSQQYIAKTDRYEAISEKAESGSTKAELIYQKGGELEAGKPLAANIRLQVTRYGSTLLDRPVKALSTEQSRELNLVKLRTVRDLDGNGEPEIVVDLFAPNPQQNCCNISLIYDYQSERSRYTASEHSWFDGDYKIQDVDKNNVPEFHAINQVWEKLVGKDLTAAYPLLILQYRQGKLENVTREYPDSVYNDAYRLWREYQQAKASNKNFAPIFLYGYMANKYLLGQEEDGWERVRQVYQGEDKEQFITRIQDFLATNGYLEN